The following are encoded together in the Pleurocapsa sp. FMAR1 genome:
- a CDS encoding mechanosensitive ion channel family protein translates to MTKKNFLLWVLISTVIFINLFASPVWAQLPLLPKLNLETLKLDSDSTDTAISACVYLDGRCVFKLSDQKADLGQRIKYTEEKLADIKSVYLKSNHARLNVSAQGDQNKQSLDVAVGDKKIPVLTLDSSDVAVGDVNLESQAQQIADRIETGLEKAKLERQPIFLLKQAKLSAVVLLLMVLINFVLLRWSKRLTKDKVTLSLDAESLSSQLEQRKTFNLKEVQHRLLQLTQITIWVGGMLLILGLFPDTRLTQLWIVTILRIPLRLIVVVWICYVLIRLSFAAIARINTVITGKAFTDNYVLSPDTNHRLQVRVNTFSRLFRGIVTCFWAGIALFISLTIIGLNIAPLLAGAGVLGLAFSFASQNLIKDTINGLLIILEDQYAVGDVVTIGEVGGLVENLNLRITQLRDGEGRLITIPNSSVNIVANHSNGWSRSDLKIHVAYQADVDRAIALIEQVATQMYQDCECRDNILEPPEVLGVEDFAERGFVIRIWFKTEPLKQWDISREFRRRLKNAFEAADMPLPIPQQQIWLSRFNSLQDEK, encoded by the coding sequence ATGACTAAAAAGAATTTTCTCTTATGGGTATTAATCAGCACGGTTATTTTTATTAATCTTTTTGCTAGTCCAGTTTGGGCGCAGTTGCCACTGTTGCCCAAACTGAATTTAGAAACCCTCAAGCTAGATAGTGATTCAACTGATACTGCTATTTCAGCTTGCGTATATTTGGATGGTCGTTGTGTATTTAAATTATCAGACCAAAAAGCAGATTTAGGTCAACGAATTAAATATACAGAAGAAAAGTTAGCCGATATCAAAAGTGTATATCTCAAGTCTAATCATGCCCGATTAAACGTTTCTGCTCAAGGAGATCAAAATAAGCAAAGTCTTGATGTGGCAGTAGGCGACAAAAAGATCCCTGTTTTGACACTTGATAGTAGTGATGTAGCTGTTGGCGATGTCAATCTAGAATCTCAGGCACAGCAAATAGCCGATCGCATCGAAACAGGATTGGAAAAAGCCAAGTTAGAAAGACAGCCTATATTTTTACTCAAGCAAGCCAAATTATCAGCAGTTGTCTTGCTGCTGATGGTGCTGATCAACTTTGTTCTATTGCGCTGGAGCAAACGCCTAACCAAAGACAAAGTTACCTTGAGCCTAGATGCCGAGTCTTTATCATCTCAATTAGAGCAAAGAAAAACATTTAACCTCAAAGAAGTACAGCACCGCCTATTACAACTGACTCAGATAACTATCTGGGTTGGCGGAATGTTGCTTATTTTGGGCTTATTTCCTGACACTCGCTTGACTCAACTGTGGATCGTTACCATTCTCAGGATTCCGCTGCGGTTGATAGTTGTTGTCTGGATTTGTTATGTTTTAATTCGTCTCAGCTTCGCTGCGATCGCTAGAATTAATACAGTTATCACGGGTAAAGCTTTTACTGATAACTATGTATTAAGCCCCGATACAAATCACCGACTCCAGGTTAGGGTTAATACTTTTTCTCGTCTGTTTAGAGGCATAGTCACTTGCTTTTGGGCGGGTATTGCTTTATTTATCTCCCTGACCATTATTGGTCTGAACATCGCTCCTTTGCTAGCTGGTGCGGGAGTTTTGGGTTTAGCTTTTTCTTTTGCTTCGCAAAACCTGATTAAAGATACTATCAATGGTTTGCTAATTATTTTGGAAGATCAATATGCCGTCGGTGATGTGGTAACTATTGGCGAAGTAGGAGGATTAGTTGAAAATTTGAATTTACGGATTACTCAGCTTCGGGATGGAGAAGGACGTTTGATTACTATTCCTAATAGTTCTGTTAACATTGTCGCCAATCATTCTAATGGCTGGTCGAGATCTGACTTAAAGATTCATGTGGCATATCAAGCCGATGTGGATCGAGCGATCGCCTTAATTGAACAGGTAGCAACGCAAATGTATCAAGACTGTGAATGTCGCGATAACATTCTCGAACCGCCAGAGGTATTAGGTGTAGAAGATTTCGCCGAGCGAGGCTTTGTTATTCGTATCTGGTTTAAAACCGAACCCCTCAAACAGTGGGATATCTCTCGCGAATTTCGCCGTCGGCTCAAAAATGCTTTTGAAGCAGCAGATATGCCCTTACCCATACCTCAACAACAGATTTGGCTAAGTCGTTTTAATTCACTTCAAGATGAAAAATAG
- the ribBA gene encoding bifunctional 3,4-dihydroxy-2-butanone-4-phosphate synthase/GTP cyclohydrolase II, which yields MQTPQTSSVNFDSIDSALAEIKAGRSVVVVDDENRENEGDLICAAQFATPSMINFMAVEARGLICVAMTGDRLDTLDLPLMVSKNTDRNQTAFTVSIDASPKLGVTTGISADDRARTIQVAINPASIPDDLVRPGHIFPLRARNGGVLKRAGHTEAAVDLARLAGLYPAGVICEIQNRNGSMARLPELVEYAREHKLKLISIADLISYRLKHDRFVYRETVCKFPSQFGDFQIYAYRNTLDNTEHLAIVKGDLAELGTKPAVVRMHSECLTGDSLGSMRCDCRMQLQAALKMIEAHGLGVVVYLRQEGRGIGLVNKLKAYTLQDMGLDTVEANERLGFPADLRDYGMGAQILNDLGIKQIRLITNNPRKIAGLKGYGLEMVDRLPLLIEATDYNSGYLATKAKKLGHLLLQTYLITVGITWKEDITPEVQYEKLDKIRYLAQEDNFLVQQEARPIAIALFSRSSLIFHLGLDQPNLASSDWYQDNHPYLWGVIKILDTLAQWQNVSRLEFLIASGDDPMTGLQVKLDRQNYSLEQKPSSLDKIESQTIYSFE from the coding sequence GTGCAAACGCCTCAAACTAGTTCCGTCAATTTTGATTCTATCGATTCAGCTTTAGCTGAAATTAAAGCAGGTCGCTCAGTAGTTGTAGTCGACGATGAAAACCGCGAAAATGAGGGGGATCTCATTTGTGCTGCCCAGTTTGCTACTCCTAGCATGATTAACTTCATGGCAGTAGAAGCCAGGGGGTTAATTTGCGTGGCAATGACGGGCGATCGCTTGGATACCTTAGATTTACCTCTAATGGTTAGCAAAAACACCGATCGCAATCAAACTGCCTTTACGGTTAGTATTGACGCTTCTCCCAAATTGGGAGTAACCACAGGTATTTCTGCCGACGATCGCGCCCGTACTATTCAAGTGGCAATCAATCCCGCCAGTATTCCCGATGACTTGGTTCGTCCTGGGCATATTTTCCCTTTACGAGCTAGAAATGGGGGAGTTTTAAAAAGGGCAGGGCATACAGAGGCAGCAGTAGACTTGGCAAGATTAGCAGGTTTATATCCAGCAGGAGTTATCTGTGAAATTCAAAATCGAAATGGTTCGATGGCAAGGTTACCAGAATTGGTCGAATATGCCCGTGAACATAAGCTAAAACTGATTAGCATTGCCGACTTGATTAGCTATCGTCTGAAGCACGATCGCTTTGTTTATCGAGAGACAGTCTGCAAGTTTCCCAGTCAGTTTGGCGACTTTCAAATTTATGCTTACCGTAACACTTTAGACAATACAGAACATTTGGCAATTGTCAAAGGAGATTTAGCTGAACTAGGAACTAAACCTGCCGTAGTGCGGATGCACTCTGAATGCTTAACGGGAGATTCTCTGGGATCGATGCGTTGTGACTGTCGGATGCAGCTACAGGCTGCTTTAAAGATGATCGAGGCACACGGATTAGGAGTTGTGGTTTATTTACGCCAGGAAGGTAGAGGCATTGGACTGGTAAATAAGCTCAAAGCTTATACTTTACAAGATATGGGTCTAGACACGGTAGAAGCTAACGAGAGGCTAGGTTTTCCTGCTGACTTAAGAGACTATGGTATGGGAGCGCAAATTCTTAATGATTTGGGTATTAAACAGATTCGCCTGATCACTAATAATCCTAGGAAAATAGCTGGTTTAAAAGGTTATGGTTTAGAGATGGTCGATCGTCTGCCTTTACTGATTGAAGCCACTGACTACAACTCTGGATACTTGGCTACTAAAGCTAAAAAACTGGGTCACCTGCTCTTGCAGACTTATTTAATTACCGTGGGAATTACCTGGAAAGAGGATATTACCCCTGAAGTTCAATATGAAAAGCTTGATAAAATTCGCTATCTTGCTCAAGAAGATAACTTTTTAGTCCAGCAAGAGGCTCGACCGATTGCGATCGCTTTGTTTAGCAGATCTTCTCTAATTTTTCATCTTGGTTTAGACCAACCTAATTTAGCTAGTTCAGATTGGTATCAAGATAACCATCCCTATCTATGGGGGGTAATCAAAATTTTAGATACTTTAGCGCAATGGCAAAATGTTAGTCGTTTAGAATTTTTGATTGCTTCTGGAGATGACCCGATGACTGGTTTACAGGTCAAATTAGATCGTCAAAATTACAGTCTGGAGCAAAAACCTTCAAGCCTTGATAAAATCGAAAGCCAAACTATTTATAGCTTTGAATGA
- a CDS encoding DUF3536 domain-containing protein, which produces MVSSLPSKTIAPVQATTKTKHDPLKTAQGVYVTVHGHFYQPPRENPYLNTIERQPSAHPYHDWNERIHHECYRPNAFARILNHQREVVGIVNNFEYLSFNIGATLMSWLEKYDPEVYQRILEADRQSCQRLNGHGNAIAQVYNHIILPLANQRDKITQIRWGKEDFCDRFGRDPEGMWLAETAVDYQTLEVLIQEEIKFIILAPSQAQRCRLMSTKEETKWQEVGSSQIDPTCPYRCFVDENRYIDIFFYDGPISRDMGFNDVLETTDNFITRLGQAIKTDEDQRPSQLINVATDGETFGHHKGGTEKCLAYAFKQKFANYGWTVTNYAHYLSICPPTWEVVLKPVTAWSCAHGVDRWQDDCGCASGGGWHQKWRKPLRDSLDWLRDRLVTIYQETGSKFFRDPWLARNEYIEVLRDRSSANIEQFLQGHQQKELSPTEKIDALRLLEMQRHTLLMYTSCGWFFEEISRPEGTQILRYAARALELAGEVSGIDLKQEFVRHLAKAPSNVISFGNGEKVYQELVIPSQVSLQQVAAHYAISSLFTNYRQQKQKRIYCYEVEQLDYQKQELGTLTLSVGQVRLTSEITWESQHFVFAVLHLGGWDFHCCINSFDGRLAYAELKQQLFTNIQQASAAQVILTMNRLMGNQSFNLKHLFAEERQRIIRLLTTKTKKHLDQLYTQVYRENYSMLAAFHREELPVPQELKVAADVALSYRCLETVKNLEKVIEDPLAVDSCLAELTATATEAYYLQCQLNIDEAKKILEQTILRLLWKLLYNGDPATLEADICRLEKAIAVGEQLNLGLVLDRAQEVYFNCLHQRILPDCLLNNHSCRWESGQLKPLLKLGQKLAINVSGWV; this is translated from the coding sequence ATGGTATCCAGTCTACCCAGCAAAACTATTGCCCCTGTTCAGGCAACAACAAAAACTAAGCACGATCCCCTCAAAACTGCTCAAGGAGTATACGTTACTGTTCACGGACATTTTTATCAGCCACCGAGGGAAAACCCCTACCTCAATACAATTGAGAGGCAGCCTAGCGCGCACCCATATCATGATTGGAATGAACGCATCCATCATGAATGCTATCGTCCTAATGCTTTTGCCCGCATCCTTAATCATCAACGAGAAGTAGTGGGGATCGTTAACAACTTTGAATATCTCAGCTTTAATATCGGTGCGACTTTGATGTCGTGGTTAGAAAAATACGATCCCGAAGTCTATCAACGCATACTAGAGGCGGATCGCCAAAGTTGCCAAAGACTAAACGGACACGGTAATGCGATCGCCCAAGTTTATAATCATATTATTCTTCCTTTGGCAAATCAGCGGGATAAAATTACGCAAATTCGCTGGGGGAAAGAAGATTTTTGCGATCGCTTTGGGCGCGATCCCGAAGGGATGTGGCTAGCGGAAACTGCCGTTGATTACCAAACTTTAGAAGTCTTAATCCAAGAGGAAATCAAGTTTATTATTCTTGCTCCTTCTCAAGCACAAAGATGTCGCTTGATGTCTACCAAAGAAGAAACCAAATGGCAAGAAGTAGGAAGTTCGCAGATAGATCCTACTTGTCCCTATCGTTGCTTTGTAGATGAAAATCGCTATATTGATATTTTCTTTTACGATGGTCCAATTTCCCGCGACATGGGCTTTAACGATGTTCTCGAAACAACAGATAATTTTATTACTAGACTAGGACAAGCCATAAAAACAGATGAGGATCAGCGTCCTTCTCAACTAATCAACGTTGCTACCGATGGTGAAACCTTTGGACATCACAAAGGTGGAACAGAAAAATGTCTTGCCTATGCCTTTAAACAAAAATTTGCCAACTATGGCTGGACGGTTACTAACTATGCTCACTATCTTAGTATCTGTCCTCCTACCTGGGAAGTTGTACTCAAGCCTGTAACAGCCTGGAGTTGCGCCCATGGAGTCGATCGCTGGCAAGATGATTGTGGCTGTGCTAGTGGTGGCGGTTGGCATCAAAAATGGCGTAAACCGCTGCGAGATTCTTTAGACTGGCTACGGGATCGATTAGTAACCATATATCAAGAGACAGGAAGCAAGTTTTTCCGCGATCCTTGGCTTGCTAGAAATGAATATATTGAAGTATTGCGCGATCGCTCTTCGGCAAATATCGAGCAGTTTTTACAAGGTCATCAGCAAAAAGAATTATCACCCACAGAGAAAATTGACGCTCTGCGCCTACTAGAAATGCAGCGTCATACACTGTTGATGTATACAAGCTGTGGCTGGTTTTTTGAAGAGATTTCTCGTCCTGAAGGTACCCAAATTCTGCGCTATGCAGCACGGGCTTTAGAGTTGGCCGGAGAAGTATCAGGGATCGATCTCAAGCAAGAATTTGTGCGTCATTTGGCTAAAGCTCCTAGTAATGTTATATCCTTTGGGAATGGCGAGAAAGTATATCAGGAGCTAGTTATCCCTTCTCAAGTTAGTTTGCAGCAGGTAGCTGCTCACTATGCTATTAGCTCTCTATTTACTAACTATCGGCAACAAAAACAAAAACGCATTTACTGTTATGAAGTAGAGCAATTAGATTATCAAAAGCAAGAGCTAGGGACGCTGACTCTTTCTGTAGGACAGGTGCGTTTAACTTCCGAGATTACCTGGGAAAGCCAGCATTTTGTCTTTGCGGTGCTGCATCTTGGAGGATGGGATTTTCATTGCTGCATTAATAGTTTTGATGGTCGTTTGGCTTATGCAGAATTAAAACAACAGCTATTTACTAATATTCAACAGGCGAGTGCTGCTCAAGTGATTTTAACCATGAATCGTTTAATGGGGAATCAATCATTTAATCTCAAGCATTTATTTGCTGAAGAAAGACAACGTATCATTAGACTTCTGACCACTAAAACTAAAAAGCACTTAGATCAGCTATACACTCAGGTATACCGTGAAAACTATAGTATGCTAGCAGCTTTCCACAGGGAAGAATTACCTGTTCCCCAAGAATTAAAGGTGGCTGCGGATGTTGCCCTATCCTATCGTTGTCTAGAAACAGTTAAGAATTTAGAAAAAGTGATTGAAGATCCTCTTGCCGTAGATAGTTGTTTGGCAGAATTAACGGCAACAGCAACGGAAGCTTACTATCTTCAATGCCAGCTAAATATTGACGAAGCTAAGAAAATTCTCGAACAAACGATCTTACGCTTGCTATGGAAACTACTTTACAATGGCGATCCCGCAACCTTAGAAGCAGATATATGCAGATTAGAAAAAGCGATCGCCGTAGGTGAGCAATTGAACCTTGGTTTAGTTTTAGACCGCGCCCAAGAAGTTTACTTTAACTGTTTGCATCAACGTATATTACCCGACTGTTTGCTTAACAACCATAGCTGTCGTTGGGAAAGTGGACAATTAAAGCCTTTGCTAAAACTAGGACAAAAACTAGCAATTAACGTTAGTGGTTGGGTGTAG